From a single Aspergillus puulaauensis MK2 DNA, chromosome 2, nearly complete sequence genomic region:
- a CDS encoding uncharacterized protein (CAZy:GH74;~COG:G;~EggNog:ENOG410Q1Q0;~InterPro:IPR015943;~SECRETED:SignalP(1-16);~go_function: GO:0005515 - protein binding [Evidence IEA]): MKWKEIWLGLAALTTAITLNHEYEFKPVSVSGGGYITGIVGHPREKNLLYTRTDIGGTYRWDADSARWIPLNDFISGADENLMGTESIALDPTDPNRLYLAQGRYLSSNNSAFFVSEDRGKTFDVYPAPFEMGANELGRNNGERLAINPFNTEELWMGTRTAGLMRSGDRARTWTNMTSFPDAATNGNGIYFVIFDPMNEGTVYVGVGVPNGLYYTKNSGKTWGSVPGQPAVWDDGVLVFPDEAQPQSTGPQPMKAVLASNGALYVTFADAPGPYGVTYGGVYVYNTTSSEWANITPNANNSYPAPFANQTFPAGGFCGISVDLKDPDTLVVISLDRDPGPALDSIYLSHDGGRSWKDVSQLSTPSGSGGFWGHPIGEAAFKDGTAVPWLSFNWGPQWGGYGAPSPIPGLTKFGWWMTAVLIDPRDSDHLLYGTGATIWATDNLSSADGNKPPDWYVQAQGIEESVALAMASPNGGDSHLLTGLGDINGYRYGDLDIPQPMFDLPVFSNLNALDWAGQKPSNIIRAGPCGHNYTDGCGLAAYSADGGSSWTKFATCIPGIESDSSNPGTIAIDASGEHIVWSSAMTTYWSTLQAITPRSNESGPYATDDLGRTWVSPTGLNTQTPNISADRVQPRTFYSFTDGVWYISRDGGLSYHAFQATDVGLPEYPGGVPIANFNRAGEIWLALGDLGIYHTRNSGMRWTKITGRGVTARQLTIGAGAHRSSKPALFLLGKIATKGPYSKDGVYRSDDNGKTWARINDEKHQYGGVGMVQGDPRVYGRVYLGTGGRGIIYADIKES, translated from the coding sequence atgaaatggaaggaaaTATGGCTGGGCCTTGCAGCCCTTACCACAGCAATAACACTCAACCACGAGTACGAATTCAAGcccgtctccgtctccggTGGAGGCTACATTACGGGTATAGTCGGGCACCCGAGAGAGAAAAACCTCCTATACACACGCACAGATATCGGCGGCACATATCGGTGGGACGCAGACTCAGCCCGCTGGATCCCATTGAACGACTTCATTAGCGGCGCTGACGAGAACCTGATGGGCACCGAGAGTATAGCGCTGGACCCCACGGATCCGAACCGGTTGTATCTAGCGCAGGGCCGGTACCTGAGTTCGAATAATAGTGCGTTTTTTGTATCCGAGGACCGCGGGAAGACGTTTGATGTTTACCCGGCGCCGTTTGAAATGGGGGCGAATGAGTTGGGAAGAAACAATGGGGAGAGATTGGCAATTAATCCGTTTAATACGGAGGAGCTTTGGATGGGGACGAGGACGGcagggttgatgaggagtGGGGATAGAGCGCGGACGTGGACGAACATGACGAGTTTTCCGGATGCTGCTACtaatgggaatgggatttATTTTGTTATCTTTGATCCGATGAATGAGGGGACTGTctatgttggtgttggggtgCCGAATGGGCTCTACTACACCAAGAACTCGGGGAAGACTTGGGGGTCTGTTCCTGGCCAGCCAGCGGTGTGGGATGATGGTGTTTTGGTATTTCCAGATGAGGCACAGCCTCAGAGCACTGGGCCGCAGCCTATGAAGGCTGTTCTGGCATCAAATGGTGCGTTATACGTGACATTTGCTGATGCGCCTGGTCCGTATGGTGTCACCTATGGGGGGGTATATGTTTACAACACTACTTCGTCTGAGTGGGCTAATATCACACCGAACGCCAATAATTCGTACCCGGCCCCATTTGCCAACCAGACATTCCCGGCCGGAGGGTTCTGTGGGATTAGCGTTGACTTAAAGGATCCAGATACCCTCGTGGTGATATCCCTGGATCGTGATCCTGGCCCAGCTCTGGACAGCATATATCTCTCTCATGACGGCGGAAGATCTTGGAAAGACGTATCACAACTTTCGACGCCATCAGGTTCAGGCGGGTTCTGGGGCCATCCAATTGGAGAGGCCGCATTCAAAGACGGCACCGCTGTTCCCTGGCTAAGCTTCAACTGGGGTCCTCAATGGGGTGGCTATGGTGCACCCTCACCGATTCCCGGGCTGACGAAGTTCGGGTGGTGGATGACGGCCGTACTCATTGACCCTAGAGACTCTGACCATTTGCTGTATGGAACTGGAGCTACCATCTGGGCGACCGACAACCTGTCTAGTGCTGATGGAAACAAGCCCCCAGACTGGTATGTCCAGGCCCAAGGCATAGAGGAGTCTGTTGCACTAGCCATGGCGAGTCCAAACGGCGGAGACTCCCACCTTCTAACGGGACTGGGTGACATCAATGGGTATAGATATGGCGATCTCGACATCCCCCAGCCAATGTTCGACCTACCGGTGTTTTCGAACTTGAACGCCCTCGACTGGGCCGGTCAGAAACCGAGTAATATTATCCGTGCTGGTCCTTGTGGACATAATTATACTGACGGCTGCGGGCTTGCTGCATACTCAGCGGACGGCGGCAGTTCTTGGACAAAGTTTGCCACTTGCATCCCTGGAATTGAGAGCGACTCTTCGAATCCAGGGACCATAGCCATCGATGCTTCGGGAGAGCATATTGTTTGGTCTTCCGCGATGACGACGTACTGGTCGACCCTGCAAGCAATCACGCCGCGATCCAATGAATCCGGTCCATATGCCACAGACGACCTAGGGCGGACTTGGGTGTCTCCAACCGGATTAAATACCCAGACACCTAATATTAGTGCCGATAGGGTCCAGCCGAGAACATTCTACTCTTTCACTGATGGGGTGTGGTATATAAGCAGGGATGGTGGCCTCTCGTACCACGCTTTCCAGGCCACAGATGTTGGGCTACCAGAGTACCCTGGTGGGGTGCCGATTGCAAATTTCAACAGAGCAGGTGAAATATGGCTTGCGCTTGGCGACTTAGGGATTTATCATACCCGTAATTCTGGAATGAGATGGACCAAGATCACTGGGCGTGGCGTAACGGCAAGGCAGTTAACAATTGGTGCTGGCGCGCATCGTTCCTCGAAACCAGCGCTGTTCCTTCTCGGGAAAATCGCAACTAAGGGGCCTTATAGCAAAGATGGGGTATATCGATCGGATGATAATGGGAAGACTTGGGCACGGATCAATGACGAGAAGCACCAATATGGTGGAGTTGGTATGGTTCAGGGAGATCCTCGGGTGTATGGACGTGTTTACCTGGGTACTGGAGGCCGTGGTATCATCTATGCTGATATCAAGGAAAGCTAG
- a CDS encoding uncharacterized protein (COG:M;~EggNog:ENOG410PKKZ;~InterPro:IPR002110,IPR036770,IPR001810,IPR036047, IPR020683;~PFAM:PF13857,PF12796,PF00646,PF00023,PF12937, PF13637,PF13606;~go_function: GO:0005515 - protein binding [Evidence IEA]) encodes MLMSLPHEIILLVAEHLSASSLSTLSLTSKATRDILSHELYKRSTDYENGKWEHPLIWAVEKGGMTILEKLIPYNKTLMATAALRVATDLGNEEAVAILINAGADPFYTKPITKQERTGHHKQGRRRYTFARTSDLGHVNIMRILLRHRPYMMKGSTNQTKPTDEELEPIHYAFKNAFRTENLDVADLIITETVLSPSRSTYTELFSYAFKRGNMPGMSLLYNNRHQFSGGPDKDLEEKANLGSVCILDHDHEFVNCIWGRGSVLHNLVFPNSWYTHDEIEYPVEDIFKLLVGWGADVESPESIGGHKPLHTAARVGDLRLAKCLLDHGANVDSLDKLDTSPLILAARMKRCSMVEILLEYGADVSLQNARGNTALHLAAWDLIYGHDPRQMWQNDVVKVLLAYGADEHAVNWMGATPFEFGLMNKELKMTR; translated from the exons ATGTTAATGAGCCTACCGCACGAGATTATACTTCTGGTGGCAGAGCACCTCTCTGCCTCTTCGTTAAGCACTCTTTCACTTACATCAAAAGCAACCCGTGATATTCTGTCTCATGAACTTTACAAGCGCTCAACCGACTATGAGAACGGGAAGTGGGAGCATCCCCTGATCTGGGCCGTGGAAAAGGGGGGCATGACCATACTAGAGAAATTGATTCCATACAACAAGACACTCATGGCCACCGCCGCGCTACGAGTAGCCACTGACCTGGGCAATGAGGAAGCGGTTGCCATACTTATCAACGCAGGTGCGGATCCGTTTTATACGAAGCCCATCACGAAACAGGAAAGAACCGGGCACCATAAGCAGGGACGACGTCGGTACACCTTTGCTCGGACAAGTGACCTCGGCCATGTCAACATTATGAGAATACTGTTACGGCATCGGCCTTATATGATGAAAGGCTCTACAA ACCAGACGAAACCTacagacgaggagctcgagccTATCCACTACGCATTCAAAAACGCTTTCAGGACGGAAAACCTTGACGTAGCCGATCTCATTATTACCGAGACAGTACTGTCACCATCCAGGAGCACTTACACGGAGCTATTCAGCTATGCTTTTAAACGAGGCAATATGCCCGGAATGTCGCTTCTCTACAATAACAGGCATCAGTTTAGCGGCGGTCCCGATAAAGACCTGGAAGAAAAGGCGAACCTAGGATCTGTTTGCATTTTGGACCACGACCATGAGTTCGTTAACTGCATCTGGGGACGCGGGTCAGTTTTGCATAATCTGGTTTTCCCGAATTCCTGGTACACCCACGACGAAATCGAGTATCCCGTCGAGGATATCTTCAAGCTGCTAGTAGGCTGGGGGGCAGATGTTGAATCGCCTGAGTCGATTGGTGGCCATAAGCCATTACATACCGCAGCCCGAGTAGGGGACCTCCGCCTTGCGAAATGTCTGCTCGACCACGGCGCGAATGTCGACTCGCTCGATAAACTGGACACATCCCCACTTATCCTTGCGGCTCGGATGAAGCGGTGTTCAATGGTTGAAATTCTACTTGAGTATGGAGCAGACGTGAGTCTGCAAAACGCAAGAGGGAATACGGCGCTGCATCTGGCGGCCTGGGATCTTATTTACGGTCATGATCCTAGACAGATGTGGCAAAATGATGTAGTAAAGGTTCTCCTTGCGTATGGCGCTGATGAGCACGCGGTGAACTGGATGGGGGCAACGCCGTTTGAATTCGGGCTGATGAACAAGGAATTGAAAATGACGCGTTAA
- a CDS encoding aldehyde dehydrogenase (COG:C;~EggNog:ENOG410PICX;~InterPro:IPR015590,IPR016160,IPR016161,IPR016162, IPR016163;~PFAM:PF00171;~go_function: GO:0016491 - oxidoreductase activity [Evidence IEA];~go_function: GO:0016620 - oxidoreductase activity, acting on the aldehyde or oxo group of donors, NAD or NADP as acceptor [Evidence IEA];~go_process: GO:0055114 - oxidation-reduction process [Evidence IEA]): MAASTPPSVIPLVINGKEELTPSTFDVISPYTNNKCWAAASASPQDAVRAVEAAEAAFPAWSQTKPVVRRDILLRAADLLDSRLEKNAEFMRTEMGADAGASQFFVVPLAIRMLREVASRITSICGSVPVVEEEGQSAIIYKEAMGVILGIVPWNAPYVFGVRSAACALAAGNTTILKSSELTPCCYWALTRAFQDAGLPDGCLNLVACRPQDAAEVVNAMIEHPAVKKINFTGSTAVGRKIARACGQNLKPCLMELGGKNSSIVCADANIETAVKSVVGGAYLNSGQICMATDRILVHSSIAPAFVDALKGALQSMSDPSSQPPTLVNVASKARVQRLIEGAIEAGAHVIHGSVAAESDAAQLDSGVRMPPVLLGGVKEDMTVWQEEAFASLAACMVVDSDDEAIRIANSSGYGLSAAVFTEDLRKGLAMARKIQSGAVHINSMTIHDEPVLPHGGVKNSGWGRFNASAGLEEFLVTKSVTWMD; this comes from the exons ATGGCAGCATCAACCCCTCCTTCGGTGATTCCCTTGGTCATcaatggaaaggaagagctTACTCCCTCAACGTTTGACGTGATTAGCCCTTACACGAACAACAAATGCTGGGCTGCGGCGTCTGCCTCTCCTCAAGACGCTGTTCGCGCAGttgaagctgctgaagctgcttTCCCAGCATGGTCGCAAACCAAACCGGTTGTCCGACGAGATATTTTGCTTAGGGCTGCGGATCTTCTCGACAGTAGACTTGAGAAAAATGCCGAATTTATGCGAACAGAAATGGGTGCAGATGCAGGCGCATCGCAGTTTTTCGTTGTTCCCCTGGCAATTCGCATGCTGAGGGAGGTCGCTAGCCGCATCACTTCGATTTGCGGAAGTGTGCCTGTtgtagaggaggaggggcagagCGCAATTATCTATAAAGAGGCCATGGGTGTTATCTTGGGTATTGTACCATG GAACGCACCGTATGTGTTCGGTGTTCGATCTGCTGCTTGCGCCCTTGCTGCCGGCAATACAACGATCTTAAAGTCATCTGAGCTCACACCGTGCTGTTACTGGGCACTGACCCGTGCCTTTCAGGACGCCGGGCTACCAGATGGATGCCTTAATCTAGTGGCGTGTCGACCTCAGGATGCAGCCGAGGTGGTTAACGCTATGATCGAACACCCTGccgtgaagaagatcaactTCACTGGAAGCACGGCTGTGGGCCGAAAGATTGCTCGGGCTTGTGGGCAGAACCTAAAGCCCTGCCTGATGGAACTAGGCGGAAAGAACAGCTCGATTGTGTGTGCGGATGCGAATATTGAAACGGCCGTCAAGTCTGTAGTAGGCGGAGCCTATTTGAAT TCGGGCCAAATTTGCATGGCTACAGATCGAATTCTTGTGCACTCATCAATCGCGCCTGCTTTCGTTGATGCCCTAAAGGGAGCCCTCCAATCAATGTCCGACCCTTCGTCTCAGCCTCCAACACTAGTAAATGTTGCGTCAAAGGCACGCGTTCAGCGCCTTATCGAGGGAGCCATCGAGGCTGGGGCCCATGTCATCCACGGGTCCGTAGCTGCAGAATCCGACGCAGCGCAACTCGACTCAGGAGTCCGCATGCCACCTGTCCTCCTAGGTGGGGTAAAGGAAGACATGACCGTATGGCAGGAGGAAGCCTTCGCCTCTTTGGCAGCATGCATGGTTGTtgacagcgacgacgaagctATCCGGATTGCGAATAGCAGTGGGTATGGATTGTCTGCAGCGGTCTTCACCGAAGATCTGCGAAAGGGCCTAGCCATGGCTAGGAAGATTCAGTCTGG TGCTGTGCATATCAACAGCATGACGATCCACGACGAGCCGGTATTGCCACATGGAGGTGTCAAGAATAGTGGTTGGGGGAGATTCAATGCGTCCGCAGGCCTGGAAGAATTTCTTGTGACGAAGAGTGTGACTTGGATGGACTAA
- a CDS encoding uncharacterized protein (COG:S;~EggNog:ENOG410PXWQ;~TransMembrane:7 (o12-31i43-67o87-109i121-140o172-192i204-226o246-262i)), producing the protein MTLTKRGGDIIATVTVLVGLSIMAVCLRVFARYKRRVRFDIDDYLCFLSAVLLLAMLVELILWVLIGGNGSHQEDLSDETMKNFYKIFLANEFTYFLLSPAIKISIVCFYRRVFTVKPFQWASFAINTLIALWGAAIFIACGLQCRPLRSYWDHSINGTCFDSNEFIIVNQIFNVIMDFVILALPVPMIWNLQRAWQDKLALNGVFALGGFVCFASIYRIVVLFWISPVDITYTVYQATLWTHIEPSIGLICSCLPIIRGLFPKLKLSGSRKATAPYYIKTDVTSSHFALSSARSPASEFFKLEDKSDSRSTTNIPTPNNLGPLDIQVRTDIDIEQAGAAPIRSHT; encoded by the exons ATGACTCTAACCAAAAGGGGCGGCGATATAATAGCAACTGTCACGGTGCTAGTCGGGCTGTCCATCATGGCTGTGTGCCTCCGTGTCTTTGCTCGATACAAGAGAAGAGTCCGTTTCGACATAGATGACtatctttgttttctttcgGCGGTACTGTTACTTGCCATGTTGGTTGAACTTATCCTAT GGGTACTTATTGGTGGCAATGGGTCTCACCAGGAAGACTTGAGCGACGAAACCATGAAGAACTTCTACAAA ATCTTCCTCGCAAACGAATTTACGTACTTCCTCCTCAGTCCCGCTATCAAAATCTCCATCGTCTGCTTCTACCGCCGCGTATTCACAGTCAAACCTTTTCAATGGGCTTCATTCGCCATCAACACCCTAATCGCTTTATGGGGCGCTGCCATCTTTATCGCCTGTGGCCTCCAATGTCGCCCACTGAGATCCTACTGGGACCACTCGATCAACGGCACCTGCTTCGACAGCAATGAGTTTATTATCGTCAACCAGATATTCAACGTTATAATGGATTTCGTCATTCTCGCTCTCCCTGTGCCAATGATCTGGAACCTCCAGCGCGCCTGGCAAGACAAGCTCGCGCTGAACGGCGTCTTTGCCCTAGGTGGTTTCGTCTGCTTCGCTTCTATCTACCGCATTGTCGTACTATTCTGGATCAGCCCCGTCGATATCACATATACTGTATATCAGGCAACACTGTGGACACATATAGAGCCATCCATTGGGCTTATTTGTTCCTGCCTCCCGATAATCCGTGGTTTATTCCCGAAACTGAAGCTGTCCGGCAGTCGAAAAGCAACCGCACCTTACTATATCAAGACTGATGTCACAAGCTCACATTTTGCCCTTTCGAGTGCTCGGTCCCCTGCTTCAGAGTTCTTCAAGCTCGAAGATAAGTCCGACTCACGGTCTACTACCAATATACCTACGCCCAACAATCTTGGGCCTCTGGATATCCAAGTTCGCACAGATATCGATATTGAGCAGGCTGGTGCGGCGCCAATTCGCTCGCACACTTGA
- a CDS encoding PCI domain-containing protein (COG:O,T;~EggNog:ENOG410PI81;~InterPro:IPR037754,IPR036388,IPR019585,IPR040134, IPR036390,IPR000717;~PFAM:PF10602,PF01399;~go_component: GO:0008180 - COP9 signalosome [Evidence IEA]), which produces MPSQEITSALAEIETSANSQNKLQLYNDLLSETVSTSPESQLADDLVYYLDSVLSEDLSIVASRPILDSFIATLRQLSSETQIKVGQHAVTLLQSRSTSVEEQDAQIREILADAYEEEEEFIAAAKALQGIHIDSSQRLVSDSAKVRLWIRIVRLYLEEDDTTSAEAFLNRIKNLPSKIEDHELKLHFRLSQARIQDARRRFLDASQEYFGVSLAAGVDESDRLQALAAAIRCAVLAPAGPQRSRTLATLYKDDRATSVEEFGILEKMFLDRLLNPEEVAAFSQRLAPHQLAQTADGTTVLDKAVVEHNLVAASKLYENIKTDALGAILGLQASGDLTAGEKAEAYAARMVEQGRLSGSIDQIDGIIYFESSTTATGRHIRQWDAGVQGLSEGVERVATNIAEGLPKSTAQTAH; this is translated from the exons ATGCCATCGCAGGAGATAACCTCCGCTTTGGCGGAGATAGAAACATCCGCAAACTCCCAGAACAAGCTCCAACTCTACAACGATCTCCTCTCCGAAACCGTGTCAACATCCCCCGAATCTCAACTGGCCGATGACCTCGTCTACTACCTTGATTCTGTTCTAAGCGAAGACCTCAGCATTGTCGCTTCCCGTCCTATTCTTGATTCATTTATTGCGACGCTACGGCAGCTGTCCTCCGAGACCCAGATCAAAGTCGGCCAACATGCCGTGACCCTTCTCCAGTCCCGATCCACATCCGTTGAGGAACAGGACGCTCAGATCCGCGAGATATTAGCAGATGCgtacgaggaagaggaggagttTATTGCGGCTGCAAAGGCTCTTCAGGGCATCCACATCGATAGTTCACAGCGGTTGGTCTCCGACTCAGCCAAAGTACGATTATGGATCCGCATTGTGCGGCTATACCTTGAGGAAGACGACACGACAAGTGCCGAAGCATTTCTTAACCGTATTAAGAACTTGCCGAGTAAGATCGAAGATCACGAGTTGAAACTTCATTTCCGGCTTTCGCAGGCTCGAATCCAAGATGCCCGGAGACGATTTTTGGACGCTAGCCAGGAATACTTCGGGGTCAGTCTTGCCGCTGGTGTTGACGAGAGTGATCGACTCCAGGCCCTTGCTGCCGCGATTAGGTGCGCCGTGCTTGCCCCGGCAGGCCCACAACGCTCCCGGACTCTCGCTACATTGTACAAGGATGATCGAGCTACCTCTGTTGAGGAATTTGGGATTCTGGAGAAAATGTTCCTTGATCGTCTTTTGAACCCGGAAGAGGTAGCCGCGTTTTCTCAGCGTCTGGCACCCCACCAGCTCGCACAGACTGCAGACGGAACAACCGTGTTGGATAAAGCGGTTGTAGAACACAACCTAGTCGCCGCTAGCAAGCTTTACGAAAACATCAAGACCGACGCGCTGGGCGCCATTCTCGGTCTTCAGGCAAGTGGGGACCTAACGGCGGGTGAGAAGGCGGAAGCGTATGCAGCTCGCATGGTGGAACAAGGCCGCCTAAGTGGGAGTATTGACCAGATCGATGGTATCATCTACTTCGAATCAAGCACAACTGCCACAGGCCGTCACATTCGACAGTGGGATGCTGGCGTGCAGGGACTTTCAGAAGGAGTAGAGCGGGTGGCCACAAATATAGCCGAGGGACTCCCG AAATCTACTGCACAGACAGCGCACTGA
- a CDS encoding transcription factor IIF subunit TFG2 (BUSCO:EOG09262NIR;~COG:K;~EggNog:ENOG410PHE0;~InterPro:IPR040504,IPR036388,IPR036390,IPR011039, IPR040450,IPR003196;~PFAM:PF02270,PF17683;~go_component: GO:0005674 - transcription factor TFIIF complex [Evidence IEA];~go_process: GO:0006366 - transcription by RNA polymerase II [Evidence IEA];~go_process: GO:0006367 - transcription initiation from RNA polymerase II promoter [Evidence IEA]), which yields MLPQVKQDPDSSTPYIKPDPDNKDAVLADIEDEDLYEDAGDLDFTNAGQSLWLSRIPRSLWEHWSNLDDLDDDEEIQVGTVRIEGDSKDIKRVSLRLNDQEENRDIPKDYILARQTVNAENLVHMTQNTFLFTEKDIPGHENRMVTFGETRSALYESMKRDARRKERKKKWEPYVRKTVPKQTALVGHVQEEFNCLPVENEEFRLISERKALEALKPKKETVFIDKLPGKLLQGRHALPGEQSAFVQATRPTKLKAQENKTTRMPQNELLDLVYGCFREYRYWPFKTLKARLRQPEAYLKQTLEMIAHLVKSGDFAMTWELKPEARESHYSNALEPKQEAAPGLDYNFDEGSEDDAMASGMDNDDAQFENVA from the exons ATGCTTCCCCAGGTTAAGCAAGACCCCGATTCCTCGACGCCTTACATTAAACCCGACCCCGACAACAAAGACGCCGTTCTCGCGGAcatcgaggacgaggacctTTACGAAGATGCCGGTGACTTAGACTTTACGAATGCGGGACAGAGTTTATGGCTTTCTCGAATCCCACGGTCGCTCTGGGAGCATTGGTCCAACTTGGATGACctggatgacgatgaggaaatCCAGGTTGGCACAGTAAGGATCGAAGGAGATTCAAAGGACATCAAAAGG GTCAGTTTGCGCCTGAACGACCAAGAGGAGAATCGCGACATCCCTAAGGATTACATTTTGGCACGACAGACAGTAAATGCAGAGAACTTGGTACATATGACTCAAAACACATTTCTTTTTACAGAGAAGGACATTCCCGGCCACGAAAACCGGATGGTCACGTTCGGCGAAACGAGGTCTGCCCTTTACGAGTCGATGAAGCGCGATGCAAGGAGAAAGGAACGCAAGAAGAAGTGGGAGCCCTATGTTCGGAAAACAGTCCCAA AGCAAACCGCCTTGGTTGGGCATGTGCAAGAAGAATTCAATTGCCTTCCGGTTGAGAACGAAGAATTCAGACTCATATCAGAGAGAAAGGCATTGGAAGCTCTGAAACCGAAGAAGGAGACCGTCTTCATTGATAAGCTTCCAGGCAAGTTGCTGCAAGGGAGGCATGCCTTGCCTGGAGAGCAGAGCGCATTTGTG CAAGCAACGAGGCCCACAAAACTCAAAGCACAGGAGAACAAGACCACTCGTATGCCACAGAACGAGCTGTTGGATCTTGTTTACGGATGCTTCCGAGAATACAGATACTGGCCGTTTAAGACGCTCAAAGCTAGGCTTCGGCAACCCGAGGCTTATCTTAAGCAGACATTGGAAATGATTGCCCATCTAGTGAAATCCGGCGATTTTGCCATGACATGGGAGTTGAAGCCCGAGGCGCGCGAGAGCCATTACTCCAACGCCTTGGAACCCAAGCAAGAAGCTGCCCCTGGCCTCGACTATAACTTTGACGAAGGCTCAGAAGATGATGCGATGGCTTCGGGCATGGATAATGACGATGCGCAGTTTGAAAATGTGGCCTAA